TCCTGGAGCGGTTTGACGCTCAGCTCCGAGCGCCGCAGGGCTTCCAGGGCCCCCACCACCATCCGGGCCTGCTGCACGGTCGTGTAGTAGGGAATGCCGTGCATCAGGGCCTCGCGGCGGATGGAGAAGCTGTCGGCGATCTCCTGCTTGCCGAAGGTCGTGTTGATGACCAGCACGATGGCCCCATCGACGATCTTGTCGACGATGTTGGGCCGGCCCTCCTTCACCTTTTGCACCTGCTGGGCCTCGATGCCCTTCTTGGCCAGGTAGGCGTGCGTGCCGCTGGTGGCCACCAGCTCGAAGCCCATGGACCGCAGGCGCCGGGCAAGGTCCACCACCGCGGGCTTGTCCTCGTCCTTCACGGAGATGAACACGCGGCCCGCGCGCGGCAGCTTCACCCCGGCGGCCAGTTGGCTCTTGGCGAAGGCCGAGGGGTAGTCATCCGCCAGCCCCATCACCTCGCCCGTGGACTTCATCTCGGGCCCGAGGATGACGTCCACCCCCGAGAAGCGGGCGAACGGGAACACGGACTCCTTCACCGCCACGTGCTTGAACTCGGGCTCCTGCGTGTGGCCCAGCTCCGCCAGCGTCTTGCCCACCATGCACAGCGCCGCCAGCTTCGCCAGCGGCACGCCGGTGGCCTTGGAGATGAACGGCACGGTGCGGCTGGCACGGGGGTTCACCTCCAGGATGTAGATGGTCTTGCCCTGGATGGCGAACTGCACGTTCATCAGCCCGACCACCTTGAGCTCGCGCGCCAGGGAGATGGCCTGGTCCTTCATCCGCTCCACCAGGTCCGGCGAGAGCGAGTGCGGCGGCAGCGTCGCCGCGGCATCTCCCGAGTGCACGCCCGCCTCCTGGATGTGCTCCAGCACCCCGCCCACCAGCACGGCCCCCGTCCGGTCCACCACAAGGTCCATGTCGACCTCGGTGGCATCCTTCAGGAAGCGGTCGATCAGCACCGGGTGCTCGGGCGAGGCACTCACCGCCTCGCGCATGTACCGCTCCAGGCTGGAGGCGTCGTACACCGACTCCATCGCCCGGCCGCCCAGCACGTAGGAGGGGCGCACCATCACCGGGTAGCCGATGCGCTCGGCGATCCGGAACGCCTCATCATGGCTGCGCGCCACGCCATTCTCCGGCTGCGTGAGCCCCAGCTTCTCGATGAGGGCCGCGAAGCGCTCACGGTCCTCCGCCCGGTCGATGGCGTCCGGGGAGGTGCCCAGGATGGGCAGGCCGCCCTTCTCCAGCGGCACGCTCAGCTTCAGCGGCGTCTGCCCGCCGAACTGGACGATGGCACCAATGGGCTTCTCGCGCTGGGACACCTCCAGCACGTCCTCGATGGTCAGCGGCTCGAAGTACAGGCGGTCCGAGGTGTCGTAGTCAGTGGACACCGTCTCCGGGTTGCAGTTGACCATCACCGTCTCGTACCCCGCCTCGCGCAGCGCGAACGCGGCGTGCACGCAGCAGTAGTCGAACTCGATGCCCTGGCCGATGCGGATGGGTCCACTGCCCAGGATGAGCACCTTCTGGCGATCCGTGGGGGGCGCCTCGTCCTCCTCCTCGTAGGTGGAGTACAGGTAGGGCGTGTACGCCTCGAACTCCGCGGCGCACGTGTCCACGCGCTTGTACACGGGCCGGATGCCCCGGGCGTGCCGGTGCGCGCGCACCTCCGTCTCCGGGTAGCCCAGAAGCTGCCCCAGGTACTTGTCCGAGAAGCCGTTCGCCTTGGCTTCGCGCAGCACCTCGTCGGGAATCTGATCCAGTCGGCCGAACTCCTGGAGCGACTGCGCCCGCTGCACCAGGCTTTCGATCTTCCGCAGGAACCAGGGATCGATGGCCGACAGCTCGTGCACCTGCTCCACCGAGAGGCCCTCGCGGAAGGCCTGCGCCACGTACCAGGGGCGCTCGGGGCGCGGCACCCGGAGGGCCTCGCGCAGCACCTTCTCGCGCTCTTCCTTCTCCGTGGGCAGATCCGGGGCTTCCAGCTCCAGCCGCCCCAGCTCCATCGAGCGCAGCGCCTTCATGTAGGCCTCGGAGAAGGTGCGGCCCATGGCCATCACCTCGCCCACCGAGCGCATGCTCGTGGTGAGCGTCCGGTTGGCCTTGGGGAACTTCTCGAAGGCAAAGCGGGGAATCTTCACCACCACATAGTCGATGGTGGGCTCGAACGAGGCCGGCGTATCGCGGGTGATGTCGTTGCGCAGCTCGTCCAGCGTGTAGCCCAGCGCCAGCTTGGCGGCGACCTTCGCGATGGGGTACCCGGTGGCCTTGGAGGCCAGCGCGCTGGAGCGCGACACCCGCGGGTTCATCTCGATGACCACCATGCGCCCATCGCGCGGGTGGATGCCAAACTGGATGTTGGAGCCGCCCGTCTCGACGCCAATCTCTCGGATGATGGCGAGCGACGCCTGCCGCATCCGCTGGTACTCGCGGTCCGTGAGCGTCTGCGAGGGGGCCACGGTGATGGAGTCACCTGTGTGAACCCCCATCGGATCCAGGTTCTCGATGGAGCAGACGATGATGACGTTGTCCGCCGAGTCGCGGACCACCTCCAGCTCGTACTCCTTCCAGCCCAGCACGCTCTCCTCGACCAGGATGGTGGAGGTGGGGCTCGCCTTGAGGCCCGAGCGGCAGATCGCCTCGTACTCCTCCCGGTTGTAGGCGATGCCGCCGCCGGTGCCACCCAGCGTGAACGAAGGGCGGATGATGGCCGGAAAGCCCAGCTCATCCACGAGCGCCAGGGCCTCGTCGATCGTCCTCGCGTAGCCACTCTTGGGCAGCGCCACGCCGATCTTCTGCATGGCCGCCTTGAAGAGCTGGCGATCCTCGGCCTTGTTGATGGCGTCCAGCGAGGCGCCGATCAGCCTCACCCCGTACTTTTCCAGGATGCCCTGCTCGGCCAGTGCCTTGGCGAGGTTGAGCGCCGTCTGCCCACCCATGGTGGGCAGCAGGGAGTCCGGCCGCTCGGCGGCGATGATCTTCTCGGCGGACTCCACGGAGATGGGCTCGATGTACGTGCGGTGAGCGAACTCGGGGTCCGTCATCACCGTGGCGGGGTTGCTGTTGAGCAACACCACCTCTACTCCTTCGTCCCTCAGTGCCTTGATGGCCTGGGTACCGGAGTAATCGAACTCCACGGCTTGCCCAATGATGATCGGGCCCGAGCCAATGACGAGAACCTTGCGGATATCACTTCGTTTGGGCATCGGGCGCCCCCCATACCAACCTCCACCCGCACATGCACGTGGGGATTGAAGTCGCCCGCTCACCTACCCTCGTCCGGCGGCGCACAGCTCTGATAGAACCCCCGGCATTCTGGAGGCTCCATGCGTCGCCGGTCCCTGGCCCTGCTTCTGTTCGTCGCGCTCCCTGCCCTCGCCCAGGCACCCGCCCCGGAGGCGGCGTCCCCCTCCGAGCCCGCGCCCCCAGTGGCCGCTCCCCCCCCTGCCCCGGTCCCCACGGCTCCGGCTCCCACGGCTCCTCCTCCCACCCCCGCCCCCGCGGTTCCCGCTCCAGCCCCTGCTGCCCCCCGGCCCTCTCCCGCCGCCCCCGCGCCCAGCCAGCCTCCCCAGGAGCCCGCAGCGGACGAGCAGGCCCTCCGCAACCGGGTGAAATCGGAAGCCCGCGCAATCTTCGAGAACCTCCTGTTGGGGGATGTCCGGAGCTTCGCGGATGAGGTGCTCTACCCCTTTCAGCTCGAGGACAAACGCTACGGCACCGCGGACGAGCTGGTGGCTGCCTGGGTGAAGCAGCTCCGGCAGAAGCGCACGGATCTCGTCACCCTCTACGGCATCGAGGTGCTCTCCCTGGCCGAGATGGAGAAGAAGTACGGCAAAGCCCCGGCACGGTTGGGGCTTGGGGCGCTGAAGGAGGCAGACCTCTACGCGGCCGTGGCCAACCTCTCCGGCCACCCAGCGGTCCTGCTGTTCCGGGCCCCTCGCGGGGAGCCCCTGCCGCACGCCTTCGCCTACACCGACTGAAGCGCGTTGCGCCTCAGGGCTTCGGCACGCTGGACGCGAACTTCTCCTGGAGCTTCGCGTGCACGTTGGCCGGCACCAGGCCCGTCACGTCTCCGCCCAGCGAGGCGACCTCCCGGACCAACTGGGAGGAGATGTAGAAGTAGTCCTCTCCCGTCATCATGAAGACGGTCTCGATGTCGGGCTCCAGCTTGCGGTTCATGTTGGCGAGCTGGAACTCGAACTCGAAGTCCGACACGGCGCGCAGGCCTCGGATGAGGACATTGACCTGGCGACGCTGGGCGTACTGCACCAGCAGGCCCTGGAACGAGTCCACCTCCACGCGGGAGTCCTGGCAGGCCTCGCGGATGAGCTGCTTGCGCTCCTCCAGCGAGAACAGCGGCGTCTTCTTGGGGTTCACCGCGATGGCCACGATGAGCCGATCGAACATCTTGAGGCCGCGCTGGATGAGGCTGAGGTGCCCGTTGGTGAGCGGATCGAAGGAACCTGGATAGATGGCCACCGGCATGGGCACGGAGTCTCGGCCGCCCCCTCGGGCCGGTCAAGGATTGCGGTAGAAGCTCGCCACCGTGTCCCCGAATTTGCGCTGGTCCACGCGCTCGAGCCCTTCGTGGGAATCGGGCGCCACCTCGCGCTTGTCGTGCTCGACAACGAGCATGCCCCCGGACGTCAGCAGCTTCGACCGGGCCACCTGCTCCAGCACCGTCTCCACCCCCCGCGCCGCATAGGGGGGATCGGCGAAGATGAGCTCGAAGGACAGGCCCTTCTGGCCCAGTTGCTCCACGGCCCGCGCCACGGACAAGGGCAACAGCTCCACCTGCGAGGAGAACCCCAAGGCGTCCGTGTTCTGGCGGCAGAGCGCCTGGGCCTCGCGGTCCGAGTCCACCAACACCGCCCGGCCCGCCCCACGGGAGAGGGCCTCCAGTCCCAACGCCCCCGTTCCGGCATAGAGATCCAGCACCGCCTGGCCTTCCAGCCACTGGCCGAGCACGTTGAAGAGCGTCTCCCGGACACGGTCCGCCGTGGGCCGGATGTGCCGGGACGTAGGCTTGGGGCCTTGAAGGGCGCGGCCCCGGGCACTGCCAGCAACGATTCGCATGCGCTCAATC
This genomic window from Stigmatella ashevillena contains:
- the carB gene encoding carbamoyl-phosphate synthase large subunit — its product is MPKRSDIRKVLVIGSGPIIIGQAVEFDYSGTQAIKALRDEGVEVVLLNSNPATVMTDPEFAHRTYIEPISVESAEKIIAAERPDSLLPTMGGQTALNLAKALAEQGILEKYGVRLIGASLDAINKAEDRQLFKAAMQKIGVALPKSGYARTIDEALALVDELGFPAIIRPSFTLGGTGGGIAYNREEYEAICRSGLKASPTSTILVEESVLGWKEYELEVVRDSADNVIIVCSIENLDPMGVHTGDSITVAPSQTLTDREYQRMRQASLAIIREIGVETGGSNIQFGIHPRDGRMVVIEMNPRVSRSSALASKATGYPIAKVAAKLALGYTLDELRNDITRDTPASFEPTIDYVVVKIPRFAFEKFPKANRTLTTSMRSVGEVMAMGRTFSEAYMKALRSMELGRLELEAPDLPTEKEEREKVLREALRVPRPERPWYVAQAFREGLSVEQVHELSAIDPWFLRKIESLVQRAQSLQEFGRLDQIPDEVLREAKANGFSDKYLGQLLGYPETEVRAHRHARGIRPVYKRVDTCAAEFEAYTPYLYSTYEEEDEAPPTDRQKVLILGSGPIRIGQGIEFDYCCVHAAFALREAGYETVMVNCNPETVSTDYDTSDRLYFEPLTIEDVLEVSQREKPIGAIVQFGGQTPLKLSVPLEKGGLPILGTSPDAIDRAEDRERFAALIEKLGLTQPENGVARSHDEAFRIAERIGYPVMVRPSYVLGGRAMESVYDASSLERYMREAVSASPEHPVLIDRFLKDATEVDMDLVVDRTGAVLVGGVLEHIQEAGVHSGDAAATLPPHSLSPDLVERMKDQAISLARELKVVGLMNVQFAIQGKTIYILEVNPRASRTVPFISKATGVPLAKLAALCMVGKTLAELGHTQEPEFKHVAVKESVFPFARFSGVDVILGPEMKSTGEVMGLADDYPSAFAKSQLAAGVKLPRAGRVFISVKDEDKPAVVDLARRLRSMGFELVATSGTHAYLAKKGIEAQQVQKVKEGRPNIVDKIVDGAIVLVINTTFGKQEIADSFSIRREALMHGIPYYTTVQQARMVVGALEALRRSELSVKPLQDYLRISRSSDRP
- the coaD gene encoding pantetheine-phosphate adenylyltransferase; translation: MPVAIYPGSFDPLTNGHLSLIQRGLKMFDRLIVAIAVNPKKTPLFSLEERKQLIREACQDSRVEVDSFQGLLVQYAQRRQVNVLIRGLRAVSDFEFEFQLANMNRKLEPDIETVFMMTGEDYFYISSQLVREVASLGGDVTGLVPANVHAKLQEKFASSVPKP
- the rsmD gene encoding 16S rRNA (guanine(966)-N(2))-methyltransferase RsmD — encoded protein: MRIVAGSARGRALQGPKPTSRHIRPTADRVRETLFNVLGQWLEGQAVLDLYAGTGALGLEALSRGAGRAVLVDSDREAQALCRQNTDALGFSSQVELLPLSVARAVEQLGQKGLSFELIFADPPYAARGVETVLEQVARSKLLTSGGMLVVEHDKREVAPDSHEGLERVDQRKFGDTVASFYRNP